The proteins below are encoded in one region of Salvelinus namaycush isolate Seneca chromosome 32, SaNama_1.0, whole genome shotgun sequence:
- the LOC120027121 gene encoding double-strand-break repair protein rad21 homolog A-like, translating into MFYAHFVLSKRGPLAKIWLAAHWDKKLTKAHVFECNLESSVESIICPKVKMALRTSGHLLLGVVRIYNRKAKYLLADCNEAFIKIKMAFRPGVVDLPEENREAAYNAITMPEEFHDFDQPLPDLDDIDVTKQFTLNQSRVEEITMREEVGNLNLLQENDFADFGMDDREMMREESAFEVDIIHGASASNLLLDPETSEAQITDKSNHLEYDDQYKDDFGEDPMADSEGGMLVDKLLSNKDGGGIFDDPPAITESVLRLQEHDVEDDFDALSPGGHDSPDSGPAEPLPAMQDQTEQTTLVHNEEEAFALEPIDITVKETKAKRKRKLIVDNLKELDSKTIRAQLSDYSDIVTTLDLAPPTKKLMMWKETGGVEKLFSLPAQPLWNSRLLKMFTRTLTPLMPDEMRKRRKGGEADSLDEFLKDLENPEVPREEVMQRDIIDQTILEEPSVLQASAMEGSRTTLDESVMPPPSSMHGQKRKAQDTEPALPMGTLEQAANHSGVSQQLDMTVELPPEDSTNLSQFPELDLIGEKKDKKEGEDDSDEEDEEGQAGEQDREERRWNKRTQQMLHGLQRLMAKTGAQQISLLDLCRNNNKKQAAAKFYSFLVLKKQQAVELNQTEHYSDIIATPGARFHLI; encoded by the exons ATGTTTTACGCCCACTTTGTACTCAGCAAGCGTGGGCCGCTGGCCAAGATCTGGCTAGCGGCCCACTGGGATAAGAAGCTCACCAAGGCTCATGTGTTTGAATGCAACCTGGAGAGCAGTGTGGAGAGCATCATCTGCCCCAAG GTGAAAATGGCCCTGCGTACGTCAGGTCATCTGCTCCTGGGGGTGGTGAGGATCTACAACAGGAAAGCCAAGTACTTGTTGGCTGACTGTAATGAGGCGTTCATCAAGATCAAGATGGCCTTCAGACCAG GTGTGGTGGATCtgccagaggagaacagagaagcTGCCTACAACGCCATCACCATGCCAGAAGAGTTCCATGACTTCGACCAGCCACTACCAGACCTAGA TGACATCGACGTAACCAAGCAGTTCACATTGAACCAGAGTCGAGTGGAAGAGATCACCATGAGGGAGGAGGTGGGCAACCTGAACCTGCTGCAGGAGAATGACTTCG CTGACTTTGGGATGGATGACCGGGAGATGATGCGGGAAGAGAGTGCCTTCGAGGTGGACATCATCCACGGTGCATCAGCCTCCAACCTGCTCCTAGACCCAGAGACCTCAGAGGCCCAGATCACAGACAAGTCCAACCACCTGGAGTACGACGACCAGTACAAAGATGACTTCGGAGAGGACCCCATGGCTGACAGCGAAGGAGGCATGCTGG TTGACAAGCTCCTAAGTAACAAGGATGGGGGTGGCATTTTCGATGACCCTCCCGCCATCACCGAGAGCGTGCTGAGGCTGCAGGAACACGATGTCGAAGATGACTTTGATGCCCTCTCAC CGGGAGGTCACGACAGCCCAGACTCAGGCCCAGCAGAGCCCCTGCCCGCCATGCAGGACCAGACAGAGCAGACCACGCTGGTACACAACGAGGAGGAGGCTTTCGCCCTGGAGCCCATCGACATCACAG TGAAGGAAACCAAAGccaagaggaagaggaagctgaTTGTGGACAACCTGAAGGAGCTGGATAGCAAGACCATCCGTGCCCAGCTCAGCGACTACTCCGACATCGTCACCACGCTGGACCTTGCGCCGCCCACCAAGAAGCTGATGATGTGGAAAGAGACGGGAGGTGTGGAGAAGCTCTTCTCTCTGCCAGCACAGCCCCTCTGGAACAGCAGGCTTCTCAAG ATGTTCACCCGCACCCTGACCCCCCTGATGCCAGatgagatgaggaagaggaggaagggaggtgaGGCAGACAGCCTGGATGAGTTCTTGAAGGACCTGGAGAACCCTGAGGTGCCCAGAGAGGAGGTCATGCAGAGGGACATCATCG ACCAAACCATCCTGGAGGAGCCCAGTGTACTGCAGGCATCGGCCATGGAGGGCAGCAGGACCACCCTGGACGAGTCAGTCATGCCCCCACCCTCCTCCATGCACGGCCAGAAACGCAAGGCCCAGGACACAGAGCCAGCCTTGCCC ATGGGTACTCTGGAACAGGCTGCCAACCATTCAGGTGTGTCCCAGCAATTGGACATGACGGTGGAGCTGCCCCCTGAGGACAGCACCAACCTCAGCCAGTTCCCCGAGCTGGACCTGATAGGGGAGAAAAAGGacaagaaggaaggagaggacgaCTCAGACGAGGAG GATGAGGAAGGTCAGGCCGGAGAACAGGACCGAGAGGAGAGGCGGTGGAACAAGAGAACCCAGCAGATGCTCCACGGCCTACAG AGGTTGATGGCCAAGACGGGGGCCCAGCAAATTAGCCTGCTGGATCTGTGTAGGAACAACAACAAGAAGCAGGCTGCCGCCAAGTTCTACAGCTTTCTGGTTCTGAAGAAGCAGCAGGCGGTGGAGCTCAACCAGACAGAGCACTACAGCGACATCATCGCCACCCCTGGAGCCCGCTTCCACCTAATCTAG